DNA sequence from the Candidatus Fluviicola riflensis genome:
TTTGGAAAATTGTTTACAAACCGGGAAAACTCCACCTCAAAGCATGGCACACATTCTGCGGTTATTTGCGCCGCACGCGCGACCTGATTCGTTGCCGGAAGTATGATGCGGTGTATGTGCATCTGTGGGTAACACCTTTCGGCTTCCCGCTGTTTGAACGCTCACTCACATTGCTAACCAAACACGTGTTATATGATATCGACGATTTGGTGTACCTGAAAGAAAACAAAAGTACCGCTAACGGATTTATCGCATCACTGAAGGGCCGTAAAAAACCGATTGTGCTAATGCAGAAGGCCCAACATGTGATTACCTGCACGCCGCATCTCGACAATTTTGTGCGTCAATACAACTCCTCAACTACCGATATTTCATCCACCATCAATACCGAAACCTACCTTCCCGTTGAAAAGAACAACGATCCGCTGATTATTGGTTGGAGTGGCAGTCACAGCACATCAAAGTATGTCTATTTACTGGAAAACGTCTTAAAAGAAGTCAATGCAGAAATTCCATTCGTGCTGAAAGTAATCGGCGACGCGCAATTTCACATCGACGGATTAACTGTCCAAGCCATTCCGTGGCAGGAAGATACAGAAGTAAACGAACTCAACACATTCGACATTGGTATTTATCCGTTGCCGGATGAAGAATGGGTGCTCGGAAAAAGCGGTTTAAAAGCCTTGCAATACATGGCCTTGGAAATCCCGACAGTTGCAACGGCTATTGGTGCTAACTTCCGGGTAATCGAAGACGGTGTTTCTGGTTTTTTAGTCACAAACGAAACAGCGTGGAAAGAACGGTTGATTCAACTACTCAACGATGTGCAACTGCGCAAACAATTGGGAAATGAAGCGCGCAAACGTGTTGAAGCATTGTATTCCATCAATGCCAACCGGTCACAGTATTTAAATTGTATTCAACGGGTTCTTCAAAACAGAACTTAAATAATAACTAAGTATCGGCTAGCCGATACATTATATTTCACCACAGATGCACAGATTTTGCTCGGCTAACGCACTCGCTGTAGAACAAGTAAAATATAAGCGTGACCGTTAGGCACGCAAAAAATCTGCACATCTGTGGGAAGCAAAAAATGTTAACAAACAACGAATATCATGCAACTTATTTTCGCTTCGGCAAACGAGCACAAAATCACGGAAATTCGCCAGTTATTACCTGCGGGTTATGAATTACTTTCATTGGCCGATATCGGTTTTCACGACGAGATTCCCGAAACAGCAGCAACTATCGAAGGAAACGCGCGATTAAAAGCACAATTTCTGGCCGATAAAGGAATGGCTGCCTGTTTTGCAGATGATACCGGCTTGGTGACTTCTGGCCTGAACGGTGAACCGGGAGTTTATTCGGCGCGTTATGCAGGTGAAGCGAAAAATGCGGATGACAACATGGATCTGGTACTTTCAAAATTAGATGGAAACCCTGATCGAAGCGCTTATTTCATTACTGTGATTGCACTTTGGATCGGTGGCGAGATGCACATTTTCAGAGGTCGCGTTGACGGAACAATTCTCACTGAAAAACGTGGGACGCATGGTTTTGGGTACGATCCCATTTTTCAGCCCATAGGTTATTCAAAGACCTTTGCCGAAATGACGAGTGAAGAGAAAAATGCGCTTAGTCACCGCGGGCGGGCGTTGCAACAAATGATGGCATTTTTGAAAAATCAACTCAACTGAGTTCATAGTCAAATACAAAATTTACCTACATAGATAGAACTATACTACACATTAAGTATTATTCAAAAAACGTATATCTTCCGCAGTTATCTTGGATCCATAACTTAAAATCCAGGATCATGAAAACAAATCTACTCTTGATTGCGGCAATCGCCTGTACAATTTCAATCAACGCCCAGGTACACGAATGGACCAAAGGCATTATCGGAACTGGAAACACGGCCATTCATGGCAATAAAACATACGTGGAACCATCCGGAAACGCCATTTACACGTATGGAGAACACTCCGATTTCGACTCTGAAAATTCGGTTACATTAGATCCTGGCGGCATCGCTCAAGTATTAACAGGCGAATTTGCATCTTCCTATTATTTGATTAAAATGACACCGGAAGGGCAATTGATGTGGGCGCAAACTTTTTCTGCCTCTTCTTACGTATTCATTCAGGATATCAGTACTGATGCTGCGGGCAACTGTTATATTGCCGGAGTTTTCCTTGGAACAATGGATGTAGACAATAGTTCAAACAATTATACACTAACGACCAATACAGACCTGACTTCATTTATTGTGAAATTAGCTGCCGACGGTGAATTTTTATGGGCACAACAATACGACAAAATGGCTATTACGACTATCGCTATCAGGAGTAATGCTCTTTTTTGCGCGGGTTATTTTATTGATCAATGTGATTTTGACAATAGCGTTTCTTCTTCTGTTCCATATACTTCTCAGGGAGGAAGCGATTGTTTTGTCATGAGACTGAACACTGAAGGAGAACACCAATGGGTCAAAATACTTGGATCATCCGGCAATACCGAATACATTACCGATATTTCAACTACTCCAACCGGGATGCTAAACATTACCGGTAGCTTTTGGAATTCGGTTGACTTTAATCCCGACGCCGGAGTAACTACGTTAAACGCAGTTGGTGAAATGGACATCTTCATTTTGCAACTTAGTGCAACAGGCGAATTTCAATGGGCACAAAGCGTTGGCTCCCCAATCATTGATGCCCCTACCTCTTTAAACACGGCCTCAACAGGTGCCATTTACATCACTGGTGTTAAAGCCCAGGCAAACCATATTGAGCCATACGAAGACATCACTATTTTTAAATTCTCTAATCTCGGAAACTTATTGTGGTCCAAAACAATTGGGGGAATTGATATGGATCAGGCAATTTCGTCGACCCTTGATGAAAATGAAAACCTTTATGTAACCGGTGATTTCGGTTCTATGGATCTTGATTTTGATCCCGGAATCGGGGAAGTATATCAGGATATTGACCCGACTCTCGGTAGCATTGGTTATATATTAAAACTCACATCCGATGGTGATTTCGTTTGGGTAACTTCACTTGACGGCACGAGTAATTCCATTTGGAGCGCAAGCTATCATAATGGTGCGTTGTATACAACCGGATCTTTTTTTAACTCACTTGATATGGCTCCCGGTACTCCTTTTTATCAACTGGATGGAAACACAGAAAACTATAACAGTTATTTATGCAAACTGGATGTTTCACAAACATTGGACGCCAGTGAATTGAACACAGAAATTTCACCATTCAAATTATATCCCAATCCATCTCAATCGGTTGTTTATGCAAAGCTGGAACAAGGGAGCATTGTTACTGTTTATGATCTTGCGGGAACAGCATTAATGCAAGAAACCGGTCAGCAAGAACCAACTGCATTGAACATTGATGCATTAGCATCGGGCACTTACCTTGTTGAGGTTTCTCAAAATGGCCGAAAATCTGTCCAAAAACTAGTAAAAGAGTAAACCAACCACTTGGTTCACTTCAAAAACAGCAGCCGGAAATTTCATAATTTTGAAACTCTTTCGGTTGCTGTTTAACTTTACGGAAATCACAAAACCACATTGATTTCGCGCTTTTGAGTTGATAATCCACTCGCAAGTGATTACATTTGCGCGCAAGCAGAATTGATACTCAAAAAAATAAACAACATGTCTAAAATTAAAGTAGCAAACCCTATCGTAGAATTGGATGGTGACGAAATGACACGCATCATTTGGAAGTTCATCAAGGATAAACTTATTCTTCCTTACCTGGATGTTGATATCAAGTATTATGACCTTGGCATCGAAAAAAGAGATGAAACAAATGACCAAATCACGATAGATGCTGCTGAAGCGATTAAACAATACCAGGTTGGGATCAAATGCGCTACCATCACACCGGACGAACAACGTGTTCAGGAATTTAACCTGAAATCAATGTGGAAATCACCGAACGGAACCATTCGTAATATTTTGGACGGAACTGTTTTCCGCGAGCCGATCGTGATGCAAAATGTGCCACGTTTGGTGACAAACTGGACTGCTCCGATTATCGTTGGCCGTCATGCTTTTGGCGATCAATACCGCGCTACGGATGCTGTTTTCAAAGGAAAAGGGAAATTGACAATGACGTTTACTCCGGAAGACGGTGGCGAAGTACAAAACTTCGAAGTTTACAATTTCAAAGGTGATGGTGTTGGTATGGCAATGTACAATACCGACGAATCGATTGAAGGGTTTGCACGCAGCTGTTTCAACATGGCGTTGACCAAAAAATGGCCGCTCTATCTTTCTACCAAGAATACGATTTTGAAAAAATACGATGGTCGTTTCAAAGATATTTTCGAAACTATTTTCCAAAATGAGTTCAAAGCGCAATTTGACGCTGCCGGAATTACTTACGAGCATCGTTTGATCGACGACATGGTGGCTTCTGCTTTGAAATGGCATGGAAACTTTGTATGGGCTTGTAAAAATTATGATGGTGATGTTCAATCGGATACCGTCGCTCAGGGATTCGGTTCACTTGGTTTGATGACTTCCGTATTGATTACACCTGATGGAAAAATCATGGAAGCCGAAGCTGCTCACGGTACGGTAACACGTCACTACCGCGATCACCAGGCCGGTAAAAAAACGTCTACCAACCCAATCGCTTCAATCTTTGCATGGACACGTGGTTTGGCTTTCCGCGGAAAACTGGACGGCAATCAGGAATTGATCAATTTCTGCGAAACATTGGAGCGCGTTTGCATTGAAACAGTTGAATCAGGTATCATGACCAAAGATTTGGCGGTTTGCGTACATGGTAATAAAGTAAATCACGGCGATCACTATGTGTATACCGAAGAGTTTTTAGATGCATTGGATAAAGGATTGACTGCTAAAATGGCGTAATCGTTTTTCAACTATATTCAAGGAAAGGTGCCGGATTTCGGCGCCTTTTTTTGTTAGGTACCATCCTGAATTCCTTATAGACACAGCTTGCTTATTGGGATTTTTAAAGCCCACGTAATATTGCAAATTTACGTGGCAAATCGGGCATGTAAATTCGCAATATTACGTGGGGGTGTTTCCACTTGAAATTAACAACTTTTTAATTTCCATGATTTTACGTACGCAGTTCCCTGACTTCCTGAATTGAGCGAAACGAAGTGTAGTCGAGATACCCAGTTCCCCTGATTTTCACTACCTTCGTGACCGAATGAAATTTCATCTGATTCTTCTTCTTTCTTTCATTTGTGCGTTGGTCGGTTGCAGAACCATCGAACCGATCGCACCTTTGATGAGCGAGCAAAGAGCTCCGTTTCCCGAGCAACCGGTTTCGACAATTGTGCTGCCCATTTCGGTAGATCTAAGTAGTTACTACAAAATGGCCGACGAACAGGTCGATTACAAGTTTGACGGCGGCGAACAGCATTGCAGCGGCGTTTCCTATAGCTATCATTTTGAACGCGATCCGATGAAACTGGCGGTCAATGACAGCACTGTCGACATCAATGTTTCGGGTAAATATCGCCTGAAAATGAACTATTGCCCGGATTGTGCCACGTTATTTTCAGATGAACCGCATTGCATCATTCCGCGACTTTATTTTAGTTGCGGTTATGGCGAACCGATGCGCAGAATGAAATTACAGTACCGGTCGGAGTTTGAGCTTACAAGCGATTACGGCATTCAAACCACCACGAAATTGACCGAACTGAAAGCCATTGATCCATGCGAAATCAGCTTCATTGATTACGATATTACGGATGAATTACTCAAAGAGGTCAAAAAATCCCTGGCAGATTTAGCCACCGATATCGATAAACAAACCGCTGGTATTTCCTTTAAAAAAGAAGCATCGGAATTGTGGAACCAAGCAGTTACTGCAATTGAAATTCCGGGCTACGGTTTTGTTCAATTGCAACCCACTTCATTACAACTCACCACTCCAACCATTCGAAACAACATTCTCAGTACATCACTCGTGATGGAAGCAAAACCGCGTTTTTTTTCAACCAAACCCGAAGAACAAACCATTCCGCTTCCGCCATTAAAACTAACAGAATCCATTCCGAACGACACGTTAAAACTGACCACTGACCTACATCTGCGCTATGATTCACTTTCCATCGTCATGAACCGGTATGTCAGCGGAACGAAACTACTCATTAAAAAACGGGAAATCATCCTTGACAGCGTTCACATTGCGGGAGCCAACAATCAGCAGCTAATCTTTAAGGTCGGATTTTCGGGGGACAAAAAAGGCGTCTTGTACATTACCGGCAAACCTGCTTTCAATACATTACTGCAGCAAATCGAACTTACCGAAGTAGCTTTTGACATCGAAACCAAAAGCACTTTGCTCAAAACCGCAGAATGGCTGTTTTCTGACCGCATTCTGGAGGAAATCACCAAAAACAGCAAACAAGATCTGAAACCGCAGCTGGATTTGTTGCTCAGTGAGCTCAACAAGTCTTTGTACATCGAAAAAGAAGGATTCATAGTCACCGGAAAAATGGCAAGTCTCTTGGTAGACGAAATCTATCCTGAAACGGAACAACTGATCGTTCGTGTTTCCAGCAAGGGAAAATTGAGCTTGAGTAATATCAGGAATTAATCATGTGTTTTGCTACCGGCGGAAAACAATTGTAGAGCGCCGTTTTTAGATCATCTTCCATTTCAAGTGAATCAATAGCCGTTTTCATACAGCGAAGCCATTCGTCAGCGGCCTCGGGCGTAATCTTGTGTGGCAAGTGGCGCATACGCATGCGGGGATGTCCGTAAGTAGTTGTGTATAATTGCGGACCTCCCAAAAATTGAGTTAAAAAGGCTTCCTGTTTTTCCCTGATCGTTTCTTTATCCGTTTGAAACAGCGGTCCAATCACAGGTGAGTTGAAAACCAGGTCATAAAACCGGTTTACCAATAAATTCAGCCTTTCCTTTCCAATTCTTTCGTACAACGATTCCATCCGCTCAACTATTCTTTTCCGCCTTTTATAACCGGCATAAATATCCTCTCAAAAAAACTGGCACAAAGTTAGTTAGGAAGCTGAAAGAATCACGCAGAATTGTCTGCTATTCTGGTAAAAACTGTATTTTTGTACCCACAATGAAACTTTTGTTGCTCATTTCATTACTACTGGTTCAGTCGGTGATCTTTTCCCAGGAAGAGGCAGCACCGACTATTTCCGATGCAATTTCGGATTGTGCAGGAGCATCCAATATTTTACAACCCGGAAGTTACTCCTTACAATTCACCGGTAAAGGTGGAGCGATCAAGGACTTAGCCGCTTATCCTTCCTTGTCGAACGTTCAGGAAAAAAACTCGCTCTGGTGTTCATTCATTGCTCCTTACAACGGCCGTTTCACCCTTATGGCCGACGCAACAATGGGGCCTCTGCAAATGATCATTTTTGAAAATGAAACCAAAGACATTTGTGAAGATATTTACAAAGGAAAAGCAGAGATTCGTCGTTTGATACTCGCAAAAGATCAGCACGTTGGTTTGAACCTCGTAACATCAGACAATACACTCTATCCTATTGAT
Encoded proteins:
- the rdgB gene encoding non-canonical purine NTP pyrophosphatase, RdgB/HAM1 family, with the translated sequence MQLIFASANEHKITEIRQLLPAGYELLSLADIGFHDEIPETAATIEGNARLKAQFLADKGMAACFADDTGLVTSGLNGEPGVYSARYAGEAKNADDNMDLVLSKLDGNPDRSAYFITVIALWIGGEMHIFRGRVDGTILTEKRGTHGFGYDPIFQPIGYSKTFAEMTSEEKNALSHRGRALQQMMAFLKNQLN
- a CDS encoding isocitrate dehydrogenase (NADP(+)), translated to MSKIKVANPIVELDGDEMTRIIWKFIKDKLILPYLDVDIKYYDLGIEKRDETNDQITIDAAEAIKQYQVGIKCATITPDEQRVQEFNLKSMWKSPNGTIRNILDGTVFREPIVMQNVPRLVTNWTAPIIVGRHAFGDQYRATDAVFKGKGKLTMTFTPEDGGEVQNFEVYNFKGDGVGMAMYNTDESIEGFARSCFNMALTKKWPLYLSTKNTILKKYDGRFKDIFETIFQNEFKAQFDAAGITYEHRLIDDMVASALKWHGNFVWACKNYDGDVQSDTVAQGFGSLGLMTSVLITPDGKIMEAEAAHGTVTRHYRDHQAGKKTSTNPIASIFAWTRGLAFRGKLDGNQELINFCETLERVCIETVESGIMTKDLAVCVHGNKVNHGDHYVYTEEFLDALDKGLTAKMA
- a CDS encoding globin — protein: MESLYERIGKERLNLLVNRFYDLVFNSPVIGPLFQTDKETIREKQEAFLTQFLGGPQLYTTTYGHPRMRMRHLPHKITPEAADEWLRCMKTAIDSLEMEDDLKTALYNCFPPVAKHMINS